In one uncultured Methanobrevibacter sp. genomic region, the following are encoded:
- a CDS encoding HEAT repeat domain-containing protein gives MSKSVEELIEDLNNQDEFVVEAAIGELEIMGEESVDALMSALSHRKKNVRLNAAKILGIMSNPKAIDALILTLRDSNKLVRREASTALSRMGQLAVDPLIDILDDEDWRVRGAAAWALGNLKDKAAIEPLKALLNDESGYVKAGALNAINTIKEE, from the coding sequence ATGTCAAAATCTGTTGAAGAATTAATTGAAGACTTAAATAACCAAGATGAATTTGTTGTTGAAGCTGCTATTGGTGAATTAGAAATAATGGGGGAAGAATCTGTTGATGCTTTAATGTCTGCTTTATCTCACAGGAAAAAAAATGTTCGTTTAAATGCAGCAAAAATTTTAGGAATTATGTCTAATCCTAAAGCTATTGATGCTTTAATTTTAACTTTAAGAGATAGTAATAAATTAGTTAGAAGGGAAGCATCTACTGCTTTAAGTCGTATGGGGCAATTAGCTGTTGATCCTTTGATTGATATTTTGGATGATGAAGATTGGAGAGTTAGAGGTGCAGCTGCTTGGGCTTTAGGAAATTTAAAAGATAAAGCAGCTATTGAACCACTCAAAGCGCTTTTAAATGATGAAAGTGGTTATGTTAAAGCTGGTGCATTAAATGCAATAAATACTATTAAAGAAGAATAA
- the pdxT gene encoding pyridoxal 5'-phosphate synthase glutaminase subunit PdxT — protein MITIGILNLQGAVSEHYDITKKAIENMGIEAEAISVRYADEVAICDGVIISGGESTVIGKIIKERGIDKVIKDNNIPVFGTCAGMVLLGKKTDFDQPLLGIMDISVKRNAFGRQVDSFESPISILGEDYLGVFIRAPSLDDYDKSKDDIKILSKLDDEIVAIQQGSNIAIAFHPELTDDTRIHEYFIQEVLNCVE, from the coding sequence ATGATTACAATAGGAATACTAAATTTACAAGGTGCCGTAAGTGAACATTATGACATTACAAAAAAAGCTATTGAAAATATGGGTATTGAAGCAGAAGCAATTTCTGTAAGGTATGCTGATGAGGTAGCTATTTGTGATGGTGTAATCATTTCCGGTGGTGAAAGTACAGTAATAGGGAAAATCATAAAAGAAAGAGGGATAGATAAAGTTATTAAAGATAACAATATTCCTGTTTTTGGAACTTGTGCAGGAATGGTTTTGCTTGGTAAAAAAACTGATTTTGACCAACCATTATTAGGAATTATGGACATTTCAGTTAAAAGAAATGCATTTGGAAGACAAGTAGATTCATTTGAAAGTCCGATTTCTATTTTGGGTGAAGATTATTTAGGAGTTTTTATTAGAGCTCCATCACTTGATGATTATGATAAATCCAAAGATGATATTAAAATTTTATCAAAATTAGATGATGAAATAGTAGCTATTCAGCAAGGATCAAATATTGCAATTGCATTTCATCCAGAATTAACTGATGATACTAGAATTCATGAATATTTTATACAGGAGGTTTTAAATTGTGTGGAATAG
- a CDS encoding glutamine amidotransferase produces the protein MCGIAGIVYKDKKLHCAGNDMTNMLHQLQHRGPDSAGYSIYGGTGLKDDEYILKIQVKEQPRLLETVKDTINFVTPIQSDDVLPSVGDSFIYKCKVKLDNFSELKPLISTVDTIDDVIVINGSQDFEMIKDVGSVLDIAKRYDVRDVKGTHAIGHTRFSTESGVDRYHAHPFETYIVKDVSVVHNGQITNYWNIRDPLERKGHVFETFNDTECLVHYIADKLDTGYSLEEALEQSVEDMDGPFSYIIGTPNGIGIAKDKLGLRPGVMAETDDVFAIASEEVSLREVVDTQNIEQISPGEVMVYEI, from the coding sequence TTGTGTGGAATAGCAGGTATAGTTTATAAAGATAAAAAATTACATTGCGCAGGTAATGATATGACTAATATGCTTCATCAACTTCAGCATAGAGGTCCTGATTCTGCAGGTTATTCAATTTATGGAGGAACAGGTCTTAAAGATGATGAATATATATTAAAAATCCAAGTAAAAGAACAACCAAGATTACTTGAAACAGTAAAAGATACAATAAACTTTGTTACTCCAATTCAAAGTGATGATGTTCTTCCGTCAGTTGGGGATTCATTTATCTACAAATGTAAGGTTAAATTAGATAATTTTTCAGAACTTAAACCACTTATATCTACTGTTGATACAATTGATGATGTTATTGTAATTAATGGAAGTCAGGATTTTGAAATGATTAAAGATGTAGGTTCAGTATTAGATATTGCAAAAAGATATGATGTTCGTGATGTTAAAGGAACTCATGCTATAGGTCATACAAGATTTTCAACAGAAAGTGGTGTAGATAGATATCATGCACACCCATTTGAAACTTACATTGTTAAAGATGTCTCTGTTGTTCACAATGGTCAAATTACAAATTATTGGAATATTAGGGATCCTTTAGAAAGAAAAGGGCATGTTTTTGAAACATTTAATGATACTGAATGTTTAGTTCATTATATTGCAGATAAATTAGATACTGGCTATTCATTAGAAGAAGCATTAGAACAATCTGTAGAAGATATGGATGGTCCATTTTCATATATTATAGGAACTCCTAATGGTATTGGAATAGCTAAAGATAAATTAGGTTTACGTCCTGGAGTAATGGCAGAAACTGATGATGTTTTTGCAATTGCATCTGAAGAAGTGTCCTTGAGAGAAGTTGTTGATACTCAAAATATCGAACAAATATCTCCTGGTGAAGTAATGGTGTATGAAATTTAA
- a CDS encoding GXGXG domain-containing protein, with amino-acid sequence MKVKELDAASLSPRELNSQVKDSASEYDKILIKNPNAMHYLVAGVTDEVDIELDGSVGYFTGTMCDGPKIKITGNAGWFVGDNLTDGEVIVEGSAGDGAGQGIYGGTVVVRKSVGSRTGEIMKNGTIVIGGNSGFMTGIFMMGGRIVILGDVGEDVAESIIRGVIYVKGEVKSLGYNAKIDELTWEDKLELRELLEKYDFNLKDEEYDEFKKIVPESTRPFYGH; translated from the coding sequence ATGAAAGTAAAAGAGTTAGATGCTGCATCACTTTCTCCACGTGAATTAAATTCACAAGTTAAAGATTCTGCAAGTGAATATGATAAAATACTTATTAAAAATCCTAATGCAATGCATTATTTAGTTGCAGGAGTGACTGATGAAGTAGATATAGAATTAGATGGTTCTGTAGGTTATTTTACTGGAACTATGTGTGATGGTCCAAAGATTAAAATTACAGGAAATGCTGGTTGGTTTGTTGGAGATAATCTCACTGATGGTGAAGTTATAGTTGAAGGATCTGCAGGTGATGGTGCAGGACAAGGAATATATGGTGGAACAGTTGTTGTTCGTAAATCAGTAGGTTCAAGAACTGGAGAAATCATGAAAAACGGTACTATTGTTATTGGTGGAAATTCTGGATTCATGACTGGAATATTCATGATGGGTGGACGTATTGTTATTCTTGGTGATGTAGGTGAAGATGTAGCTGAATCTATTATTCGTGGAGTTATATATGTTAAAGGAGAAGTTAAAAGCTTAGGATACAATGCTAAAATTGATGAATTAACTTGGGAAGATAAACTTGAGTTAAGAGAATTATTGGAAAAATATGATTTTAATTTAAAAGATGAAGAATATGATGAATTTAAAAAAATAGTTCCTGAAAGTACAAGACCATTTTACGGTCACTAA